A genome region from Halorussus pelagicus includes the following:
- a CDS encoding NAD(P)/FAD-dependent oxidoreductase, which yields MTEVVVAGGGLAGLVAARRLADAGADVRLYERHHDLGGRVRSLRRDGFVFDRGFQVLFTAYPAVERELDLDALDLRYFKPGAVVARPGERSTLSDPFRDVDAALETVLNRDVTFRDKLKILQLRRELADESDRDIFRGRDATTREYLRERGFSEQFLDNFAAPFYGGITLDRSLETSKKVFEFTFKMLTVGRIAVPARGMAAVSEQLAEAAREAGVEVVTDETVTDLDANGHSPKLELGRDSTSADAVVVATDPKQARELTGVESIPTDAKGCVTQYYAFDGPELDAGKRLLLNAESDAPNQIAQLSAVAPEYAPEDRNLLSATYLGVADDPEEDLADETARTLDAWYPERNLDLELLHTSRVEFAQFAQPPGVHGRLPDVAAPAGPVYLAGEYTDASSLNAAMVSGRKAANAVAEDFDLE from the coding sequence ATGACCGAAGTCGTCGTCGCTGGCGGTGGACTGGCCGGACTGGTCGCGGCGCGTCGCCTCGCGGACGCGGGCGCGGACGTGCGACTCTACGAGCGCCACCACGACCTTGGTGGTCGAGTGCGGTCGCTCCGCCGCGACGGATTCGTCTTCGACCGCGGGTTTCAGGTGCTTTTCACCGCGTACCCGGCAGTTGAGCGGGAGTTGGACCTCGACGCGCTGGACCTGCGGTACTTCAAGCCCGGCGCGGTCGTCGCCCGCCCCGGTGAGCGTTCGACGCTCTCGGACCCTTTCCGGGACGTGGACGCCGCGCTGGAGACGGTCCTCAATCGGGACGTGACGTTCCGAGACAAGCTAAAGATTCTCCAACTCCGCCGGGAACTCGCCGACGAGTCCGACCGCGACATCTTCCGCGGCCGCGACGCGACCACCCGCGAGTATCTCCGCGAGCGAGGCTTCTCCGAGCAGTTCCTCGATAACTTCGCCGCGCCGTTCTACGGCGGCATCACGCTGGACCGGAGCCTCGAAACCTCGAAGAAGGTCTTCGAGTTCACGTTCAAGATGCTGACGGTCGGCCGCATCGCGGTCCCGGCCCGCGGGATGGCTGCGGTGAGCGAGCAGTTGGCCGAGGCCGCCCGCGAGGCGGGCGTCGAAGTCGTGACCGACGAGACCGTGACCGACCTCGACGCGAACGGCCACAGCCCGAAACTCGAACTCGGTCGGGACTCAACCAGCGCCGACGCCGTGGTCGTCGCCACCGACCCCAAGCAGGCCCGCGAACTGACCGGCGTCGAGTCGATTCCGACCGACGCGAAGGGCTGTGTCACTCAGTATTACGCCTTCGACGGTCCGGAACTCGACGCGGGCAAGCGCCTCTTGCTCAACGCCGAGTCCGACGCGCCCAACCAAATCGCACAGCTTTCGGCCGTCGCGCCCGAGTACGCGCCAGAGGACCGTAACCTCCTGAGCGCGACGTATCTCGGAGTGGCCGACGACCCCGAGGAGGACCTCGCGGACGAGACTGCCCGGACGCTCGATGCGTGGTACCCCGAGCGAAATCTCGACCTTGAACTTCTCCACACGAGCCGCGTCGAGTTCGCGCAGTTCGCCCAACCGCCGGGCGTTCACGGCCGCCTGCCCGATGTGGCCGCTCCGGCGGGACCGGTCTACCTCGCGGGCGAGTACACCGACGCCTCGTCGCTCAACGCCGCGATGGTGAGCGGTCGGAAGGCCGCGAACGCGGTGGCAGAGGATTTTGACTTGGAGTAG
- a CDS encoding metallophosphoesterase produces MDAQLCDQAVYLPDEDALVVADLHVGRDADSALELPLGERADLTDRLADLLAKFLPAEVVVAGDLLHAFDRVPEGVAETVAALGETVAAAGAELVVVRGNHDAMLDPVLDSVADSYLADESADAAASAPASVPTAEEYRLGDTLVVHGHAPPEASADRYVVGHDHPAIEIEGTRHPCLLYGPGTYRGGDVLMVPAFNRLAPGATVNGMWADDFQSPLVRDAEALRPVVWDAERGEQLSFPPLGEFRKML; encoded by the coding sequence ATGGACGCGCAGTTGTGCGACCAGGCGGTCTACCTCCCCGACGAGGACGCCCTCGTCGTCGCCGACCTCCACGTCGGCCGCGACGCCGACTCGGCGCTCGAACTTCCGTTGGGCGAGCGCGCCGACCTGACCGACCGACTGGCCGACCTGCTGGCGAAGTTCTTGCCCGCCGAGGTCGTGGTCGCGGGCGACCTCCTCCACGCCTTCGACCGCGTTCCGGAGGGCGTCGCCGAGACGGTGGCCGCGCTCGGTGAGACCGTCGCGGCCGCAGGCGCAGAACTGGTCGTCGTCCGGGGCAACCACGACGCGATGCTCGACCCGGTACTCGACTCGGTGGCCGACTCGTACCTCGCCGACGAGTCGGCGGACGCCGCAGCGAGCGCCCCCGCGTCCGTGCCGACCGCCGAGGAGTACCGCCTCGGCGACACGCTGGTCGTCCACGGCCACGCCCCACCGGAGGCGTCGGCCGACCGCTACGTCGTCGGCCACGACCACCCGGCCATCGAAATCGAGGGGACGCGCCATCCCTGTCTGCTGTACGGGCCGGGGACCTATCGCGGCGGTGACGTGCTGATGGTGCCAGCGTTCAACCGCCTCGCGCCCGGCGCGACGGTCAACGGGATGTGGGCCGACGACTTCCAGTCGCCGCTGGTTCGGGATGCGGAGGCGCTTCGGCCGGTCGTGTGGGACGCCGAGAGGGGCGAGCAGTTGTCGTTCCCGCCGCTCGGGGAGTTTCGGAAGATGCTTTGA
- a CDS encoding DUF7839 domain-containing protein, whose protein sequence is MADVLENKRAATRFRILAEIAERQPAVSQGEIADAVGVTSQAVSEYIRALVEDELVEKEGRSRYSVTKEGVDWLLQEATDVRRYADHVTDDILGSVQEEAAIATDDVSEGEAVTLSLRGGLLHATPGEEGPATGVATTDAEAGADVGVTGFEGIIEFDPGTVTVYQVSPVRSGGASATDARTLAEACESADLVAATGVEAVVALRRADVDHATTFAAGEVAAEAAGRGLDVVVVATADIVGRVTDALRDGNVTYEVSELGS, encoded by the coding sequence ATGGCCGACGTTTTGGAGAACAAGCGGGCCGCGACGCGATTTCGCATCCTCGCGGAGATTGCGGAGCGCCAACCCGCGGTGAGTCAGGGCGAAATCGCGGACGCTGTCGGGGTGACGAGTCAGGCCGTCAGCGAGTACATCCGTGCGCTGGTCGAGGACGAACTGGTCGAGAAGGAAGGTCGCTCGCGCTACAGCGTCACCAAGGAGGGCGTCGATTGGCTCCTCCAAGAGGCGACCGACGTGCGCCGGTACGCCGACCACGTCACCGACGACATCCTCGGAAGCGTACAGGAGGAAGCCGCCATCGCCACCGACGACGTGTCGGAGGGCGAGGCAGTCACGCTCTCGCTCCGGGGCGGATTGCTCCACGCGACGCCCGGCGAGGAGGGTCCGGCGACCGGCGTTGCCACCACCGACGCCGAGGCAGGCGCGGACGTGGGCGTGACCGGGTTCGAGGGAATCATCGAGTTCGACCCCGGTACGGTCACGGTGTATCAAGTGTCACCGGTCCGGTCGGGTGGTGCGTCCGCCACCGACGCCCGGACACTCGCCGAGGCCTGCGAGTCAGCCGACCTCGTGGCCGCGACGGGCGTCGAGGCCGTGGTCGCGCTCCGGCGCGCCGACGTGGACCACGCGACTACGTTCGCCGCTGGCGAGGTGGCCGCCGAGGCCGCGGGCCGCGGACTCGATGTGGTCGTCGTCGCCACCGCCGACATCGTCGGCCGAGTCACCGACGCGCTCCGGGACGGGAACGTCACCTACGAGGTCTCGGAACTGGGTTCGTAG
- a CDS encoding J domain-containing protein produces the protein MPEWLVVGLWLSVGIGVLIGAIFVAGSRLYPNQSPNATYTTGEGRRRIEIRQYLSTIGEEFAEEHFVAGQHVAFYLPERDVAITFDARAYFRIQRSPTYAVLVEHEMPGMHLGDRLPFETPDISEEEDERVDPTEAAFAILGVSPGASLSEVKRAYRRKVKEVHPDHGGDREEFQQVREAYTAAKNRVS, from the coding sequence TTGCCCGAATGGTTGGTCGTCGGCCTCTGGTTGTCGGTGGGCATCGGGGTCCTCATCGGTGCCATCTTCGTGGCGGGGTCGCGTCTCTACCCGAATCAATCCCCGAACGCGACTTACACCACGGGTGAGGGCAGACGACGCATCGAGATTCGCCAGTACCTCTCGACTATCGGCGAGGAGTTCGCCGAGGAGCATTTCGTGGCGGGCCAACACGTCGCGTTCTACCTCCCCGAGCGCGATGTGGCCATCACCTTCGACGCGCGGGCCTACTTCCGCATCCAACGGTCGCCGACCTACGCCGTCCTCGTCGAACACGAGATGCCCGGCATGCATTTGGGCGACCGCCTGCCCTTCGAGACGCCCGATATCTCCGAAGAAGAGGACGAGCGCGTTGATCCCACTGAGGCCGCCTTCGCAATTCTGGGCGTGTCCCCCGGAGCGTCGCTCTCGGAGGTCAAGCGCGCCTACCGGCGGAAGGTCAAGGAGGTCCACCCCGACCACGGCGGCGACCGCGAGGAGTTCCAGCAGGTCCGTGAGGCCTACACCGCGGCGAAGAATCGAGTGAGTTAG